Proteins from a genomic interval of Papaver somniferum cultivar HN1 chromosome 4, ASM357369v1, whole genome shotgun sequence:
- the LOC113272939 gene encoding protein STRICTOSIDINE SYNTHASE-LIKE 3-like, which produces MALLAKFFALFFLLLAVYCATDPFKHSSIAEFPNFVAHKVDMYPWSELPTERDNENLLQKSEIKFLNQVRGPESIAFDPLGRGPYTGLADGRIVFWNGESWIDFAFTSPNRSELCNPQASDAYVKNEHICGRPLGLRFDIKTGDMYICDAYLGLMKVGPEGGLATSLVTEAEGVPLKFTNDLDIDGEGNIYFTDSSVTYQRRNFIQLVSSGDNTGRILKYNPTTKETTVLVRNLQFPNGLTMSKEKSFLIFCEGSIGRLARYWLEGEKAGASEVFSILHGFPDNVRTNEKGEFWVAIHCRRTNFSYISGLYPGLRKFWLKLPITDKIQYLLSIGGRLHAMLVKYSPDGKLLQILEDSEGKVVKAASEVVSTQTCEGVRTLGLTSTQQKVLKRKYQTSTPTSL; this is translated from the exons ATGGCATTATTAGCCAAATTCTTTGCGTTATTCTTTCTACTACTAGCTGTTTATTGTGCAACTGATCCATTTAAACATAGTTCAATTGCTGAATTCCCAAATTTTGTAGCTCATAAAGTTGACATGTATCCATGGTCAGAGTTACCAACCGAGAGAGATAACGAGAATTTGTTACAGAAATCAGAAATCAAGTTTTTGAATCAGGTACGAGGACCTGAAAGTATTGCTTTTGATCCACTTGGTCGCGGTCCATATACCGGACTTGCTGACGGGAGAATTGTTTTCTGGAATGGCGAGTCTTGGATTGATTTCGCTTTTACTTCTCCAAACAGATCAGAGCTGTGCAACCCACAAGCGTCAGATGCATATGTGAAAAATGAGCATATTTGTGGACGACCACTGGGTCTTCGCTTTGATATTAAAACTGGAGACATGTATATCTGTGATGCATATCTCGGCTTGATGAAGGTCGGACCAGAAGGTGGATTAGCTACATCACTTGTAACTGAGGCAGAAGGTGTACCGTTGAAATTCACAAATGATTTGGATATTGATGGCGAAGGAAACATATATTTTACGGATAGTAGCGTTACATACCAGAGGAGGAACTTCATTCAGCTGGTTTCCTCCGGAGACAATACAGGGAGGATTTTGAAATACAATCCAACTACAAAGGAAACGACCGTCCTTGTCAGAAACCTCCAGTTCCCTAATGGATTAACCATGAGCAAAGAAAAGTCATTCTTAATCTTCTGCGAAGGATCCATCGGCAGGTTGGCGAGATACTGGTTGGAAGGAGAGAAAGCAGGGGCTTCTGAGGTGTTTTCCATTTTACATGGATTTCCAGATAATGTCAGAACTAATGAGAAGGGAGAATTTTGGGTGGCTATCCACTGTCGCCGAACGAATTTCAGCTATATAAGTGGTCTTTACCCTGGGTTAAGGAAATTTTGGCTGAAGCTCCCGATTACAGACAAGATCCAATACCTGCTCAGTATCGGAGGCCGACTTCACGCAATGCTTGTCAAGTACAGCCCTGATGGTAAACTCTTGCAAATATTGGAGGACAGTGAAGGTAAAGTCGTTAAAGCTGCAAGTGAagttgtgagcacacaaacctgcgagggggtccgaacgc TTGGATTAACCAGCACCCAACAAAAAGTTCTTAAAAGAAAATATCAAACTTCAACTCCAACAAGTCTATAA